The proteins below come from a single Salinilacihabitans rarus genomic window:
- the cas10d gene encoding type I-D CRISPR-associated protein Cas10d/Csc3 translates to MKETSDTIAELAARSFDVIRPAPGNDKPYAIERVFRESVKAVKEFGPLEISRQDAIDAVAGRVGKVPERSEQVYRVPYEDSDVGGAYNERVERYAEFFVDEVLIGMFDGKPSRLKRRANNLADGFYAATLRLQREQFENDSANTDN, encoded by the coding sequence ATGAAAGAGACAAGCGATACAATTGCAGAACTCGCAGCGCGTTCGTTCGACGTGATACGGCCCGCGCCGGGAAACGACAAACCGTACGCGATCGAACGTGTATTCCGCGAGAGCGTCAAGGCAGTCAAAGAGTTCGGACCGCTTGAAATTTCCCGACAGGACGCGATCGATGCAGTTGCCGGTCGAGTCGGGAAAGTTCCCGAACGAAGTGAACAGGTCTATCGCGTCCCATACGAAGACAGTGATGTCGGTGGCGCTTACAATGAGCGCGTCGAACGATATGCCGAATTCTTCGTCGATGAGGTCCTAATCGGGATGTTCGACGGCAAGCCGTCGCGGTTGAAGCGCCGGGCGAACAATCTCGCAGACGGGTTCTACGCGGCGACGCTCCGGCTGCAGCGCGAACAGTTCGAAAACGACTCCGCAAATACCGACAACTAA
- the cas7d gene encoding type I-D CRISPR-associated protein Cas7/Csc2, protein MIDQDTYPELEPGTVPADEMTLRPRSNFVNLLVLRELESHAVFTTNGEDADIATVPLGTTNGPQDYAPGLMFMRKQTGSDRRFGKALQRDLDLFDDDEDECTMQVNEMCQDCIECILYGSAASNNEGNDISITSRVMYDTAYSLRDASVVIDEKFQNAPGDDFAKSAEATIREPDFFEPGTMFPSVVTLRDATPAEVAFVLGITAKNKRYGATTSRLGRVNNRILGMYVGSEEGPANLELTREAISRLRDDERTDYDSVTDVVMAETLDPSRTADHVQAAFEGAIDADGLDLERVSDGTVAEILDKATSEELGDLLAEQREHSRTFLDQAE, encoded by the coding sequence ATGATCGACCAAGACACCTATCCCGAACTTGAACCTGGTACTGTTCCCGCAGACGAGATGACGCTCCGTCCTCGGAGCAATTTCGTTAATCTACTCGTCCTTCGTGAACTCGAGAGTCATGCAGTTTTCACGACCAATGGAGAGGACGCTGACATCGCAACTGTTCCCCTCGGTACCACTAATGGACCTCAGGACTACGCTCCCGGTCTCATGTTCATGCGAAAACAGACCGGGAGCGACCGACGCTTCGGGAAAGCCCTACAGCGCGACCTCGACCTCTTCGATGATGACGAAGACGAGTGTACGATGCAAGTTAACGAGATGTGTCAAGACTGCATTGAGTGCATCCTCTATGGAAGCGCCGCGAGTAACAATGAAGGGAACGACATTTCGATCACTTCGCGGGTCATGTACGACACGGCCTACTCATTACGCGACGCGAGCGTCGTAATTGACGAGAAGTTCCAGAATGCGCCCGGTGACGATTTCGCCAAATCCGCGGAGGCAACGATCCGGGAACCCGACTTCTTCGAGCCCGGAACGATGTTTCCCAGCGTCGTGACGCTTCGAGACGCGACTCCAGCAGAGGTCGCGTTCGTACTCGGAATTACTGCCAAGAACAAACGCTATGGAGCGACAACGTCCCGACTCGGACGAGTCAATAACCGAATTCTCGGCATGTATGTTGGGAGCGAAGAAGGGCCAGCGAACCTAGAGTTGACGCGAGAAGCGATCTCGCGGTTGCGAGACGATGAACGGACCGATTACGATTCGGTTACTGACGTGGTGATGGCCGAAACACTCGATCCGTCACGCACCGCAGATCACGTTCAGGCCGCGTTTGAGGGCGCTATCGACGCCGATGGCTTAGACCTAGAACGAGTGTCCGATGGAACGGTCGCCGAGATTCTCGATAAGGCGACGAGCGAGGAGCTCGGCGACTTGCTGGCAGAGCAGCGAGAACACTCGAGGACATTCCTCGATCAGGCGGAGTAA
- the cas5d gene encoding type I-D CRISPR-associated protein Cas5/Csc1: MKVLEAILRTRGEVTFTSREVGRLADTEPYILNTALYYALGLASGRYVDTSYEPTYIEDTADITDIYVSPAAPTDEAAPNYVTTTYNATRDEYAEVNYSAQDDPNAKQNLPSYGRRRSLAHGTPLRFFIIPRGRSVADLERRLPSYVRLGKKRGKARLDVKRRPSTRQTGKFRLNHPIGAYDHPDPPEGNVITKAMKPTPLVMQGDYTGEYISIDRGENDPIHFPAGLIFLATKR; encoded by the coding sequence ATGAAGGTTCTCGAAGCGATTCTTCGGACGCGCGGGGAAGTCACGTTCACCTCGCGAGAGGTCGGACGACTGGCCGATACGGAGCCGTACATCCTCAACACGGCTCTCTACTACGCGCTGGGTCTCGCGAGTGGTCGCTACGTGGATACCTCATACGAACCGACTTATATCGAGGACACTGCGGATATCACCGACATCTACGTCTCGCCTGCTGCGCCAACCGACGAAGCCGCACCGAACTACGTGACGACCACCTACAATGCGACGCGCGACGAATACGCGGAGGTGAACTACTCGGCTCAAGATGACCCGAACGCCAAACAGAACCTGCCTTCATATGGGCGACGACGGTCACTCGCTCACGGGACGCCGCTCCGGTTTTTCATCATCCCGCGCGGACGATCGGTAGCCGACCTCGAACGACGGTTGCCGAGCTACGTCAGGCTGGGCAAAAAACGAGGGAAAGCCAGACTCGATGTCAAACGACGCCCTTCAACCCGACAAACCGGAAAGTTTAGACTGAATCATCCGATCGGCGCGTACGATCATCCCGATCCTCCAGAGGGTAATGTCATTACGAAGGCGATGAAGCCCACGCCACTCGTGATGCAGGGCGATTACACCGGCGAGTACATCAGCATCGACCGGGGCGAGAACGACCCTATTCACTTTCCTGCCGGACTCATCTTCCTCGCGACCAAACGATGA